In the Acidovorax sp. A79 genome, one interval contains:
- a CDS encoding exodeoxyribonuclease III: MFKLTSLNLNGIRSATSKGVESWMAATRPDCICVQEVKAQAADMANRFERLAGLQGHFHFAQKKGYSGVGIYTRHEPSDVVIGYGSPEFDTEGRYVELRFDTPARKLSIISAYFPSGSSGEERQLAKFRFLAEFHPHLMKVKGERDFILCGDINIAHQQIDLKNWRSNQKNSGFLPEERAWMTKLLHTTDEGGGIIDVYRQLQPTATDTAYTWWSNRGQAYANNVGWRLDYHLATPAIAALARAESIYKGEKFSDHAPITVDYDFSL, encoded by the coding sequence TTGTTCAAGTTAACCAGCCTCAATCTCAATGGCATCCGCTCGGCCACCAGCAAAGGCGTGGAAAGCTGGATGGCAGCCACGCGGCCGGATTGTATTTGCGTGCAGGAAGTGAAGGCCCAGGCGGCCGACATGGCCAACCGCTTCGAGCGCCTGGCCGGCCTGCAGGGTCACTTCCACTTTGCCCAGAAAAAGGGCTATTCCGGCGTGGGCATCTATACCCGGCATGAACCCTCTGATGTAGTCATTGGCTATGGGTCGCCAGAGTTCGATACAGAAGGCCGCTACGTGGAACTGCGCTTTGACACGCCGGCCCGCAAGCTGTCCATCATCAGCGCCTATTTTCCCAGCGGCTCGTCCGGCGAGGAACGCCAGCTGGCCAAGTTCCGCTTCCTCGCCGAGTTCCATCCCCATCTGATGAAAGTCAAGGGCGAACGCGACTTCATCCTGTGCGGCGACATCAACATTGCGCACCAGCAAATCGACCTCAAAAACTGGCGCAGCAACCAGAAAAACAGTGGTTTTTTGCCCGAAGAACGGGCCTGGATGACAAAGTTGTTGCACACAACTGATGAAGGCGGCGGCATCATAGACGTTTACCGCCAGTTACAACCTACCGCCACCGACACCGCCTACACGTGGTGGAGCAACCGGGGGCAGGCGTATGCCAACAACGTGGGCTGGCGGCTGGATTACCACCTGGCCACCCCCGCGATCGCGGCGCTGGCACGTGCTGAATCCATCTACAAAGGTGAGAAATTCTCGGACCACGCGCCCATCACGGTGGACTATGACTTCAGCCTTTGA
- the pyrE gene encoding orotate phosphoribosyltransferase — MVDVGAQTSEQGQLAQDFVRFAVESGVLRFGEFKTKAGRLSPYFFNAGLFDDGRKIGRLAEFYAKALLASGIEFDMVFGPAYKGIPLAATVAVELARLGRNVPFAYNRKEAKDHGEGGTLVGAPLKGRVLIVDDVMSAGTAARESIAIIRAAGATPHAVAIALDRQEKATENGQDVDHSAVQYVRGQLGMQVCAIARLADLLLYLSHNGEEGMRSHHEKVLAYRQRYGVNEG; from the coding sequence ATGGTGGATGTTGGCGCGCAAACCTCAGAGCAGGGCCAGCTCGCGCAGGATTTTGTACGGTTTGCCGTCGAATCAGGCGTGCTGCGGTTCGGTGAATTCAAGACCAAGGCGGGCCGCCTGAGTCCGTATTTCTTCAATGCGGGCCTGTTCGATGATGGCCGCAAGATCGGCCGGCTCGCGGAATTCTATGCAAAAGCCCTGCTGGCCAGCGGCATTGAATTCGACATGGTCTTCGGCCCCGCGTACAAGGGCATTCCCCTGGCGGCCACGGTCGCGGTGGAGCTGGCCCGGCTGGGGCGCAACGTGCCTTTTGCCTACAACCGCAAGGAGGCCAAGGACCATGGCGAGGGCGGCACGCTCGTGGGCGCCCCGCTCAAGGGGCGGGTGCTGATCGTGGACGACGTCATGTCGGCCGGCACCGCCGCCCGCGAATCGATCGCCATCATCCGCGCCGCGGGCGCCACGCCCCACGCGGTGGCCATAGCGCTGGACCGGCAGGAAAAAGCCACGGAGAATGGCCAGGATGTGGACCACAGCGCGGTGCAGTACGTTCGCGGGCAACTGGGCATGCAGGTGTGCGCCATTGCCCGACTGGCAGACTTATTGCTGTACCTCTCGCACAACGGGGAAGAGGGGATGCGCTCCCATCATGAGAAAGTGCTGGCCTACCGCCAGCGGTATGGCGTCAACGAAGGGTAG
- a CDS encoding DUF4124 domain-containing protein → MSKSAWIMGGVLLVTLGAELASAQPQGAPGSIYTCVDRSGRRLTADRPIPECLDREQRELSPSGITRRQIGPSLTELERAAQDAQNRKDAEERARVVEERRRERVLVTRYPDKAAHDVERAAAIQLVDDVTATAEKRIAELKAERKKLDVEMEFYKKDPNKAPMTLRRKIGEVDDSVAEQQRFIAGQDQEKRRVHARFDAELAHLRKLWDAQRVPPAMGSASAVPPVGAPAARVP, encoded by the coding sequence TTGAGCAAGTCGGCGTGGATCATGGGCGGTGTTCTGCTGGTCACCCTGGGCGCCGAGCTGGCCTCGGCACAGCCCCAGGGTGCGCCCGGCAGCATCTATACCTGTGTGGACCGCAGTGGGCGCCGGCTGACGGCCGACCGGCCCATTCCTGAATGCCTGGACCGGGAGCAGCGCGAGCTGAGCCCCTCGGGCATCACGCGCCGGCAGATCGGGCCGTCGCTCACCGAGCTGGAGCGTGCGGCCCAGGACGCCCAGAACCGCAAGGATGCCGAGGAGCGGGCCCGCGTGGTGGAGGAGCGCCGGCGCGAACGCGTGCTGGTGACGCGCTACCCCGACAAGGCGGCCCACGATGTGGAGCGCGCGGCCGCGATCCAGCTGGTGGACGATGTGACCGCCACCGCCGAAAAGCGCATTGCCGAGCTGAAAGCGGAGCGCAAGAAGCTGGATGTGGAAATGGAGTTCTACAAGAAGGACCCCAACAAGGCACCCATGACGCTGCGCCGCAAGATCGGTGAAGTCGATGACAGCGTTGCCGAGCAGCAGCGGTTCATTGCCGGCCAGGACCAGGAAAAGCGGCGCGTGCACGCGCGGTTCGATGCGGAACTGGCCCATCTGCGCAAGCTGTGGGACGCGCAGCGTGTGCCTCCCGCCATGGGCTCGGCCAGTGCCGTTCCCCCCGTTGGCGCACCGGCAGCGCGCGTGCCCTAG
- a CDS encoding IS481 family transposase: MNSHKHARLTAAGRALLVSRVLDEGWCVTAAAQAMGVSCRTGFKWLARFRAEGTAGLCDRSSRPHHSPTACRPEQVSQFELHRRQRLPLWRIARECGRSLSTVARHMARLGLSRLSALQPPVPVCRYERASPGELLHIDTKRLGRIQGVGHRITGQRQHRNRGIGWDAVHLAIDDHSRVSFARVLGDETALSCVQFLRQAVDYYASLGVRIERVMTDNGAGYKNTFGAACQELGIRHIRTRPYTPKTNGKAERFVQTSLREWAYARPYESSAQRQAALQPFIDGYNWCRPHSALNHQPPISRIPAMNNLLRINT, encoded by the coding sequence ATGAACAGTCATAAGCATGCCCGCTTGACGGCTGCGGGTCGAGCCCTGCTGGTCAGCAGGGTATTGGACGAAGGCTGGTGCGTGACAGCGGCCGCCCAGGCCATGGGCGTGAGCTGCCGCACCGGGTTCAAGTGGCTGGCCCGCTTCAGGGCCGAAGGCACAGCAGGGCTGTGTGATCGAAGCTCGCGACCGCATCACAGCCCCACAGCTTGCCGCCCCGAACAGGTGAGCCAGTTCGAACTGCACCGCCGACAACGCCTGCCGTTGTGGCGCATCGCCCGCGAGTGCGGCCGCAGCCTGTCCACCGTGGCCCGGCACATGGCCCGCCTGGGCTTGAGCCGCTTGAGCGCCTTGCAACCGCCCGTGCCCGTGTGCCGCTATGAGCGGGCCAGCCCTGGCGAGTTGCTGCACATCGACACCAAGCGCCTGGGACGCATCCAGGGCGTGGGCCACCGAATCACAGGCCAGCGCCAGCACCGCAACCGAGGCATCGGCTGGGACGCCGTGCATCTGGCCATCGACGATCACTCCCGGGTCTCCTTCGCCCGGGTGTTGGGCGATGAGACGGCCCTGAGCTGCGTGCAGTTCCTGCGCCAGGCCGTGGACTACTACGCCAGCCTGGGCGTGCGCATCGAGCGCGTCATGACCGACAACGGCGCGGGCTACAAGAACACCTTCGGGGCAGCCTGCCAGGAACTGGGCATCCGGCACATCCGAACACGGCCCTACACGCCCAAGACCAACGGCAAGGCCGAGCGCTTCGTGCAGACCAGTTTGCGCGAATGGGCCTATGCCAGACCCTACGAGAGTTCAGCCCAGCGCCAAGCTGCATTGCAGCCATTCATTGACGGCTACAACTGGTGTCGACCACACTCCGCTCTCAACCATCAGCCGCCCATCAGCCGCATTCCGGCCATGAACAACCTCCTGAGAATCAACACCTAG
- the gatB gene encoding Asp-tRNA(Asn)/Glu-tRNA(Gln) amidotransferase subunit GatB, whose product MTTTSKLIHGYEVVIGFETHTQLATQSKIFSRAPTAFGAEPNTQACAVDLALPGTLPVMNREAVACAIKLGLALGSHIAPVSIFARKNYFYPDLPKGYQISQFEIPVVQGGEVEFFLGDEKKTVRLVRAHLEEDAGKSLHEDFIGQSGIDLNRAGTPLLEIVTEPDMRSSDEAVAYAKELHKIVTWIGICDGNMQEGSFRCDANVSVRKPGGPLGTRREIKNLNSFKFMQQAIDYEIRWQIDQIEDGHAIQQATVLFDPDTGETRAMRTKEDAADYRYFPDPDLPPLHISEQWVQEQRALMAELPRTMAARFVADYGLPEYDATTLTQSKAMAAYFEAVAKACGQPKLASNWIMGEVSKWMNAVEDYSFEKFTEFVPAGNLAALITRIYDQTISNSAGKTVFVELTHRPGTQFDTALEYIDSIITDKGLKQMNDSGALEKIIDEVIAANPDNVAQFRAGKDKAFNALVGQIMKASKGKANPQQVNDLLRAKLGS is encoded by the coding sequence ATGACGACGACCAGCAAATTGATCCACGGTTATGAAGTCGTCATCGGCTTCGAAACCCACACCCAGCTCGCCACGCAGAGCAAGATCTTCAGCCGCGCGCCCACCGCCTTCGGCGCCGAGCCCAACACGCAAGCCTGCGCCGTGGACCTGGCCCTGCCCGGCACACTCCCCGTGATGAACCGCGAGGCCGTGGCCTGCGCTATCAAATTAGGACTGGCCCTGGGCTCCCACATTGCGCCCGTGAGCATTTTTGCGCGCAAGAATTATTTCTATCCCGACCTGCCCAAGGGCTACCAGATCAGCCAGTTCGAGATCCCGGTGGTGCAAGGCGGTGAGGTCGAGTTCTTCCTGGGCGACGAGAAGAAGACCGTGCGCCTGGTGCGCGCCCATCTCGAAGAAGACGCGGGCAAATCGCTGCACGAGGACTTCATCGGCCAATCGGGCATCGACCTGAACCGCGCCGGAACGCCCCTGCTGGAGATCGTGACCGAGCCCGACATGCGCTCGTCCGACGAAGCCGTGGCCTATGCGAAAGAGCTGCACAAGATCGTGACCTGGATCGGCATCTGCGACGGCAACATGCAGGAGGGCAGCTTCCGCTGCGACGCCAACGTGTCCGTGCGCAAGCCCGGCGGGCCGCTGGGCACGCGCCGCGAGATCAAGAACCTGAACTCGTTCAAGTTCATGCAGCAGGCGATCGACTACGAGATCCGCTGGCAGATCGACCAGATCGAGGACGGCCACGCCATCCAGCAGGCCACCGTGCTGTTCGACCCGGACACGGGCGAAACGCGTGCGATGCGGACCAAGGAGGACGCGGCGGACTACCGCTACTTCCCCGACCCGGACCTGCCGCCGCTGCACATTTCGGAGCAATGGGTGCAGGAACAGCGGGCGCTGATGGCCGAATTGCCCCGCACCATGGCCGCGCGCTTCGTGGCCGACTACGGCCTGCCCGAGTACGACGCCACGACGCTCACGCAGAGCAAGGCCATGGCGGCGTACTTCGAGGCCGTGGCCAAGGCCTGCGGCCAGCCCAAGCTGGCCAGCAACTGGATCATGGGCGAGGTATCCAAATGGATGAATGCGGTTGAAGACTACTCCTTCGAAAAATTTACCGAATTCGTCCCGGCAGGTAACTTGGCTGCGTTGATCACACGCATCTATGATCAAACAATTTCGAACTCGGCAGGCAAAACCGTATTCGTCGAACTGACCCATAGGCCGGGAACGCAGTTTGATACCGCCTTGGAATACATCGATTCCATCATCACAGACAAGGGCCTCAAGCAGATGAACGACTCCGGCGCGCTGGAGAAAATCATCGACGAAGTCATCGCCGCCAACCCCGACAACGTGGCCCAGTTCCGCGCGGGCAAGGACAAGGCGTTCAATGCGCTGGTCGGCCAGATCATGAAAGCCAGCAAGGGCAAGGCCAACCCGCAGCAGGTCAATGATCTGCTGCGCGCAAAGCTGGGCAGCTGA
- the gatA gene encoding Asp-tRNA(Asn)/Glu-tRNA(Gln) amidotransferase subunit GatA — MSTTTTKALHDLGVSELASGLRDKQFSAVEAARHFLARAKAHQNLGAYVALNEDATLAQAQAADARLAAGTAGALEGVPIAHKDIFVTRDFPSTAGSRMLAGYQSPFDATVVTRLADAGAVTLGKLNCDEFAMGSSNENSAVAPVGFDAPAPVRNPWDTHRIPGGSSGGSAVAVAARLAPAVTGTDTGGSIRQPASFCGITGIKPTYGRASRYGMIAFASSLDQAGPMARSAEDCALLLSAMCGPDPDRDSTSLDVPAENFSAHLNGSIDGLRIGIPAEFFGEGLAPDVRAAVDAALKEYEKLGAKLVPISLPRTELSIPVYYIIAPAEASSNLSRFDGVKFGHRAKDYADLVDMYKKTRAEGFGDEVKRRIMIGAYVLSHGYYDAYYLQAQKIRRMIADDFQNAFKECDVIAGPVAPTVAWKLGEHGNDPLADYLADIFTLPGSLAGLPGMSVPAGFGEGGMPVGLQLIGNYFQEVRLLNAAHRLQQATDFHLRQPGGL; from the coding sequence ATGAGCACGACAACGACCAAAGCCCTGCACGACCTGGGCGTTTCCGAGCTGGCCTCCGGCCTGCGCGACAAGCAATTCTCCGCCGTCGAAGCCGCCCGGCATTTCCTGGCCCGCGCCAAGGCGCACCAGAACCTGGGCGCCTACGTGGCCCTGAACGAAGACGCCACCCTGGCGCAGGCGCAGGCCGCTGACGCCCGCCTTGCCGCCGGCACGGCGGGCGCGCTGGAAGGCGTGCCGATCGCCCACAAGGACATCTTCGTCACGCGCGACTTCCCCAGCACCGCAGGCTCCAGGATGCTCGCGGGCTACCAGTCTCCGTTCGACGCCACCGTGGTCACCCGCCTGGCCGACGCGGGCGCCGTCACCCTGGGCAAGCTCAACTGCGACGAGTTCGCGATGGGTTCGTCCAATGAAAACTCGGCCGTGGCGCCCGTGGGCTTCGACGCCCCCGCGCCCGTGCGCAACCCCTGGGACACCCACCGCATCCCCGGCGGCTCCTCGGGCGGCAGCGCCGTGGCCGTGGCCGCGCGCCTGGCCCCTGCCGTCACCGGCACCGACACCGGCGGCTCCATCCGCCAGCCCGCATCGTTCTGTGGCATCACCGGCATCAAGCCCACCTATGGCCGCGCCAGCCGCTACGGCATGATCGCATTCGCCTCCAGCCTGGACCAGGCCGGCCCCATGGCCCGCAGCGCCGAAGACTGCGCGCTGCTGTTGTCTGCCATGTGCGGCCCCGACCCGGACCGCGATTCGACCAGCCTCGACGTGCCAGCCGAAAACTTCAGCGCCCACCTGAACGGCAGCATCGACGGCCTGCGCATCGGCATTCCCGCCGAGTTCTTTGGCGAGGGCCTCGCGCCCGACGTGCGCGCCGCCGTGGACGCCGCCCTGAAGGAATACGAAAAGCTTGGCGCCAAGCTCGTGCCCATCAGCCTGCCGCGCACCGAGCTCTCCATCCCCGTGTACTACATCATTGCCCCCGCCGAAGCCTCGTCCAACCTCAGCCGCTTCGACGGCGTGAAGTTCGGCCACCGCGCCAAGGACTACGCCGACCTGGTGGACATGTACAAGAAGACCCGCGCCGAAGGTTTTGGCGACGAGGTCAAGCGCCGCATCATGATCGGCGCCTACGTGCTGAGTCACGGCTACTACGACGCCTACTACCTGCAGGCGCAGAAGATCCGCCGCATGATCGCCGACGACTTCCAGAACGCGTTCAAGGAATGCGATGTGATCGCCGGCCCCGTGGCCCCCACCGTGGCCTGGAAGCTGGGCGAACACGGCAACGACCCGCTGGCCGACTACCTGGCCGACATCTTCACCCTGCCCGGCTCCCTGGCCGGCCTGCCGGGCATGAGCGTGCCCGCCGGCTTTGGCGAAGGCGGCATGCCAGTGGGCCTGCAGCTCATCGGTAACTACTTCCAGGAAGTCCGCCTTCTGAACGCTGCGCACCGCCTGCAGCAAGCCACCGACTTCCACCTCCGCCAACCCGGAGGCCTGTGA
- the gatC gene encoding Asp-tRNA(Asn)/Glu-tRNA(Gln) amidotransferase subunit GatC — protein sequence MALTPQDIGRIANLARLELTPSESERMLTQLNGFFDIVEQMRAVDTSGITPLAHPVAAIQDVALRLREDVASEPNQREANQKSAPAVERGLFLVPKVIE from the coding sequence ATGGCACTGACCCCCCAGGACATCGGCCGCATCGCCAATTTGGCACGGCTTGAGCTGACCCCCTCTGAAAGTGAGCGCATGCTGACCCAGCTCAATGGCTTCTTTGACATCGTGGAACAGATGCGGGCTGTGGATACCTCGGGCATCACGCCCCTGGCGCACCCCGTCGCGGCCATCCAGGACGTGGCCCTGCGGCTGCGCGAGGACGTGGCCAGCGAGCCCAACCAGCGCGAAGCCAACCAGAAGAGCGCCCCCGCCGTGGAGCGTGGCCTGTTCCTCGTCCCCAAAGTGATCGAGTGA
- a CDS encoding rod shape-determining protein, translating to MFGAFRRYFSTDLAIDLGTANTLIFARDKGIVLDEPSVVAIRHEGGPHGKKVIQAVGHEAKAMLGKVPGNIEAIRPMKDGVIADFVITEQMIKQFIKMVHPRTLFTPSPRIIICVPCGSTQVERRAIKDAAEAAGATAVYLIEEPMAAGIGAGLPVSEASGSMVVDIGGGTTEVGVISLGGMVYKGSVRVGGDKFDEAIISYIRRNYGMLIGEPTAEAIKKNIGSAFPGSEVREMEVKGRNLSEGVPRSFTISSNEVLEALTDPLNQIVSAVKNALEQTPPELGADIADRGMMLTGGGALLRDLDRLLAEETGLPVLVAEDPLTCVVRGCGIALERMDRLGSIFTSE from the coding sequence ATGTTCGGAGCTTTCCGTCGGTATTTCTCCACCGACCTTGCCATTGACCTTGGCACAGCCAACACCCTCATCTTCGCCCGCGACAAAGGCATTGTGCTCGACGAGCCCTCTGTCGTCGCCATCCGCCACGAAGGCGGGCCCCATGGCAAGAAAGTCATCCAGGCCGTAGGCCACGAGGCCAAGGCCATGCTGGGCAAGGTGCCCGGCAACATCGAAGCCATCCGCCCCATGAAGGACGGCGTGATCGCGGACTTCGTGATCACCGAGCAGATGATCAAGCAGTTCATCAAGATGGTGCACCCGCGCACGCTGTTCACCCCCAGCCCGCGCATCATCATCTGCGTGCCCTGCGGCTCCACCCAGGTCGAGCGGCGCGCCATCAAGGACGCGGCCGAAGCGGCCGGCGCCACGGCGGTGTACCTGATCGAGGAACCCATGGCCGCCGGCATCGGCGCGGGCCTGCCCGTCTCCGAAGCCTCGGGCTCCATGGTCGTGGACATCGGCGGCGGCACCACCGAGGTCGGCGTGATCTCGCTGGGCGGCATGGTCTACAAGGGCAGTGTGCGCGTGGGCGGCGACAAGTTCGACGAAGCCATCATCAGCTACATCCGCCGCAACTACGGCATGCTGATCGGCGAGCCCACCGCGGAAGCCATCAAGAAGAACATCGGCTCGGCCTTCCCCGGCTCCGAAGTGCGCGAGATGGAAGTCAAGGGCCGCAACCTTTCCGAAGGCGTGCCACGCAGCTTCACCATCTCCAGCAATGAAGTGCTTGAAGCCCTGACCGACCCGCTCAACCAGATCGTCTCCGCCGTGAAGAACGCGCTGGAACAAACCCCCCCTGAGCTGGGCGCCGACATCGCCGACCGCGGCATGATGCTGACGGGTGGCGGCGCGCTGCTGCGCGACCTGGACCGCCTGCTGGCCGAGGAAACCGGCCTGCCCGTGCTGGTGGCCGAAGATCCGCTGACCTGCGTGGTGCGCGGCTGCGGCATCGCGCTGGAGCGCATGGACCGCCTGGGCAGCATTTTCACGAGCGAGTAA
- the mreC gene encoding rod shape-determining protein MreC: MPLGTLERSAPPFFKQGPSALSRLAVYSALALFLMVADARFQLTGPFRQAVATVLYPVQWLMLKPVEFASHGSGYFQSLQTAQQELDAARKKMTVMGQRANQAEQLALENERLRQLLALRGRLETPAQAAEVIYDTADPYTRRVVIDRGQMGGVEMGAPVMDEAGVLGQVTRVFPLVSEVTLLVDRDQAIPVLNIRTGARGVAYGDPVAGHGGGMELRFMPANADVREDDLLTTSGVDGLYPSGLPVARVVRVERRADSAFARIYCVPLAQVQGARHVVVLKPLADNELPRPEPAHPAPAKRGGRKG, from the coding sequence ATGCCACTGGGTACCCTCGAGCGCAGCGCTCCGCCTTTCTTCAAACAGGGCCCTTCGGCCCTTTCGCGCCTGGCCGTCTATAGCGCGCTGGCGCTGTTCCTCATGGTGGCCGATGCACGTTTCCAGCTCACGGGGCCGTTCCGCCAGGCGGTTGCCACCGTGCTTTACCCGGTGCAGTGGCTGATGCTCAAGCCGGTGGAGTTCGCAAGCCATGGTTCCGGGTACTTCCAGTCGCTGCAGACCGCGCAGCAGGAACTGGACGCCGCGCGCAAGAAAATGACCGTGATGGGCCAGCGCGCCAACCAGGCGGAACAGCTGGCCCTGGAGAACGAGCGGCTGCGGCAGCTGCTCGCGCTGCGCGGCCGCCTGGAGACGCCCGCGCAGGCCGCCGAGGTGATCTATGACACCGCCGACCCCTACACGCGCCGCGTGGTCATCGACCGGGGGCAGATGGGCGGCGTGGAGATGGGCGCGCCCGTGATGGATGAGGCGGGCGTGCTCGGCCAGGTGACGCGTGTCTTTCCGCTCGTGAGCGAGGTCACGCTGCTGGTGGACCGCGACCAGGCCATTCCGGTCCTCAACATTCGCACGGGTGCGCGGGGTGTCGCCTATGGGGATCCGGTGGCCGGGCATGGCGGCGGCATGGAGCTGCGCTTCATGCCCGCCAACGCCGATGTGCGGGAGGACGATCTGCTGACCACCAGCGGCGTGGATGGCCTGTACCCTTCGGGGCTCCCCGTGGCGCGGGTGGTGCGCGTGGAGCGCAGGGCCGATTCCGCCTTCGCGCGCATCTACTGCGTGCCCCTGGCCCAGGTGCAGGGCGCCCGCCATGTGGTGGTGCTCAAGCCGCTGGCCGACAACGAGCTGCCGCGGCCGGAGCCCGCGCACCCGGCGCCGGCGAAACGCGGGGGGCGCAAGGGATGA
- the mreD gene encoding rod shape-determining protein MreD: MIMPRGEPLLLPVNPVFIVASLAAGLAINMLPLGRIVWTPDVLMVLLVFWGVHQPLRIGMGVAFVLGLCMDVSQSALLGQHALSYTVLSFGAIAIHRRLLWFSVPSQALQVLPLFALAHAIELLLRMASGGIFPGLWSFLAPVLEALLWPLASWVLLAPQRRPPDRDQNRPL, from the coding sequence ATGATCATGCCGCGCGGCGAGCCGCTGCTGCTTCCGGTCAATCCGGTCTTCATCGTCGCCAGCCTCGCTGCGGGGCTGGCCATCAACATGCTGCCGCTGGGCCGCATTGTCTGGACGCCGGATGTCCTGATGGTGCTGCTGGTCTTCTGGGGCGTGCACCAGCCCCTGCGCATTGGCATGGGCGTGGCTTTCGTGCTGGGCCTGTGCATGGATGTGAGCCAGTCGGCGCTGCTGGGCCAGCACGCGCTGTCCTACACCGTGCTGTCGTTTGGCGCCATCGCCATCCACCGCCGCCTGCTGTGGTTCAGCGTGCCGTCGCAGGCCCTGCAGGTGCTTCCCCTGTTCGCTCTGGCCCATGCCATCGAGCTCTTGCTGCGGATGGCGTCCGGGGGCATATTCCCGGGCCTGTGGAGCTTTCTGGCGCCGGTGCTCGAAGCCCTGCTCTGGCCGCTGGCCAGCTGGGTGCTGCTGGCGCCGCAGCGCCGGCCTCCCGACCGCGACCAGAACCGGCCTCTGTAG